The following are from one region of the Methanospirillum hungatei genome:
- a CDS encoding PKD domain-containing protein — MDGVHSGLFKIITCVGFVLLLGGFIPVMAEEQLPLESRMFDSGGKNLLFFEERDGNLSRERFHPEMSYNFSKLRNQQINPDIFSAAGIPVVERTWQRSLGGTDTDGVWSVLQTADNGYLIGGYTYSTDGDVNGNHGWDDAWIVKLNPSGILLWQKCFGGSDFDSARSTIQTSDGGYLITGFADSNDGDVSGNHGWSDMWALKTDSSGNIIWQKCLGGTDDESSRSVIETSDGGYLLAGYTWSDDGDVSGNHGDSDFWIVKIDISGNLLWQKCFGGSDYDHAYSGLETSDGGYLVAGYTYSNDGNVSGNHGNSDYWVVKTDIAGNLVWQKCFGGSDFDYAHSVIETSDGGYLVAGYSYSNDGNVSVNQGYSDYWVIKLDISGNLLWEKSLGGSDDDQSYSVIQTSDGGYMVAGYSFSTDGDVSGNHGETDYWIVKLDSTGDVIWQDCLGGSDYDDAYGLTPLPDGRYLIAGDSLSNDGDVSGNHGWEDFWVVMVTPLHTIESSSDEWSLVHPYGNQSYIEYSDANYLTQAKPGAILDDVIVNGTSQGPLLNYTFSSIEKNHTISTNGSPIPGQVHVMFNFTPESGNCPLPVQFYDLSVGNPTSWYWQFGDGETSNEQNPNHEYKIPGLYTISLREDNGHTTGYAVCTDCIHAI; from the coding sequence ATGGATGGGGTACATTCAGGACTTTTCAAAATAATAACCTGTGTGGGTTTTGTTCTTCTTCTTGGAGGGTTCATTCCGGTAATGGCTGAAGAACAACTCCCCCTGGAGAGCAGGATGTTCGATTCAGGAGGCAAAAATTTACTCTTTTTTGAAGAAAGAGATGGTAACCTCTCCCGGGAGAGGTTCCACCCCGAAATGAGTTATAATTTTTCAAAATTGAGGAATCAACAAATAAATCCTGATATATTCTCTGCAGCAGGTATCCCGGTTGTTGAACGCACCTGGCAGAGGTCATTGGGTGGAACAGATACTGATGGGGTCTGGTCAGTTCTTCAGACTGCTGATAATGGGTATCTCATTGGGGGGTACACATATTCAACGGATGGTGATGTCAATGGGAATCATGGATGGGACGATGCATGGATTGTAAAACTGAACCCTTCGGGAATACTATTGTGGCAAAAATGCTTTGGTGGCTCGGATTTTGATAGTGCACGTTCCACCATCCAGACATCTGATGGTGGATATCTGATTACCGGATTTGCTGATTCAAATGATGGCGATGTTTCTGGTAACCATGGCTGGTCCGACATGTGGGCTTTGAAAACTGATTCATCTGGGAATATTATCTGGCAGAAATGCCTGGGAGGAACAGATGATGAAAGTTCACGCTCTGTAATTGAAACCTCTGACGGCGGTTATCTGCTTGCGGGATATACCTGGTCAGACGATGGCGATGTTTCAGGTAATCATGGAGACAGTGATTTCTGGATAGTTAAAATTGATATTTCCGGCAATTTACTCTGGCAAAAATGTTTCGGGGGTTCAGATTATGACCATGCATATTCGGGCCTTGAGACATCAGACGGTGGGTATCTTGTTGCCGGATATACGTATTCAAATGATGGAAATGTCTCCGGAAATCATGGAAACAGTGATTACTGGGTAGTTAAAACCGATATCGCTGGTAATCTTGTCTGGCAGAAGTGTTTTGGTGGTTCAGATTTTGATTATGCACATTCTGTAATTGAAACATCAGACGGTGGGTATCTTGTTGCCGGATATTCGTATTCAAATGATGGAAATGTCTCCGTAAATCAAGGCTACAGTGATTACTGGGTGATTAAACTTGATATTTCCGGCAATTTGCTCTGGGAGAAGAGTCTTGGAGGTTCAGATGATGATCAATCATATTCTGTCATTCAGACTTCTGATGGGGGATACATGGTGGCCGGGTACTCGTTTTCGACTGATGGTGATGTCTCCGGAAATCATGGTGAAACTGATTACTGGATTGTTAAACTTGATAGTACTGGTGATGTTATCTGGCAGGATTGTCTGGGAGGTTCTGATTATGATGATGCATATGGTTTAACACCTTTACCAGATGGAAGATATCTGATTGCAGGAGATTCCCTTTCCAATGATGGTGATGTTTCCGGAAATCATGGGTGGGAAGATTTCTGGGTAGTAATGGTAACTCCTCTCCATACGATAGAATCTTCATCAGATGAATGGTCGCTAGTTCATCCATATGGAAATCAATCGTATATTGAATATTCAGATGCGAATTATTTGACTCAGGCAAAACCAGGTGCAATACTTGATGATGTGATAGTTAATGGAACTTCACAAGGGCCGCTATTAAACTATACCTTTTCATCAATAGAAAAAAATCACACCATAAGTACAAATGGAAGTCCTATCCCTGGGCAGGTTCATGTGATGTTTAATTTTACCCCGGAATCCGGAAATTGCCCACTCCCTGTTCAGTTTTATGATCTCTCTGTTGGTAACCCAACTTCCTGGTATTGGCAGTTTGGCGATGGTGAAACGTCTAATGAGCAAAATCCAAACCATGAATATAAAATCCCTGGTCTATATACCATCTCTCTGAGGGAGGATAATGGTCATACTACTGGGTATGCAGTATGCACAGATTGTATTCATGCAATCTGA
- a CDS encoding PKD domain-containing protein → MITVPGLAVLNPSFYGMNQANMTLVGDNNTLAKGDYLYLFDTTTVVSDNITGYTWNVDVNPSGSISGPTTSSKKNPVFGPFTGAADLTVDLIVDNDTGLQPPVKKEYYVVDNYSHIRPSYSVKADYRNVSAEYPKGTLTFNDTSAVFGFPMNETVNWWWQTTNDSGVSKNASARNNFTVSLSGSSQYSVNLTVKDNKGNLASILGHVGIPPDDVGLVPNIVAVPMRGTVPLNVSFIDLSMYYLPVRDNLIWNWDFDVEEVDPETPHTSSDQNPVHEYIKPGTYYVSFEISDGFSRASTTIGPIQVLSPSVDFAVSPTRGEIPFNVTVISQATGLNDTPLYEWNFGNGTVITTDTPSYVYTYNPAIIDPTITKNYTISHRVFSDGDVFAASNTQNVTIFAQNPPRARFTAYPRDGQAPLNVSFIDQSEGREPFRYEWYFGDNTPKVYEQNPIHVYNNPGVYDVTLMIRAQNGNDIINQTDIIRVTDYPIPNVSFSMAPIEGYAPLKVSFIDQTCHRNCSFRYLWEFGDGNTSILKNPVWEYVTPGSYTVNLTVTDEWGVSGNTIGGVDVKVLDPNLRYGLLVANFNALITRGIAPLEVHFIDESTGKPIGWKWDFGDNTESYDQSPNHTFTQPGVYNVTLKVYNQTSDASKITKNEYITAISSKIDALFNYHYINNQKGRQIQFFDRSKGVGINEWNWDFGDGTFSTNQNPIHLFSTSGSFNVKLVVSNGYCSGTYTYVVNV, encoded by the coding sequence ATGATTACTGTCCCTGGATTGGCTGTGTTAAATCCATCATTTTATGGGATGAATCAGGCTAATATGACTCTTGTTGGTGATAATAATACCTTAGCAAAAGGGGATTATTTGTATCTGTTTGATACCACAACAGTAGTATCAGATAATATTACTGGTTATACATGGAATGTTGATGTGAATCCATCTGGCTCGATTTCCGGCCCGACTACATCTTCAAAAAAGAATCCTGTGTTTGGACCATTTACAGGTGCGGCTGATCTCACGGTAGATCTCATTGTTGATAATGATACAGGATTACAGCCACCAGTTAAGAAAGAATACTATGTTGTCGATAATTACTCTCATATCAGACCGAGCTATTCGGTGAAAGCAGATTATAGGAATGTTTCGGCAGAATATCCCAAAGGGACTCTAACTTTCAATGATACTTCTGCTGTATTTGGTTTTCCGATGAATGAAACGGTGAATTGGTGGTGGCAGACAACAAATGACTCTGGTGTTTCCAAAAATGCATCTGCTCGTAATAATTTTACGGTTAGTTTGAGCGGGTCATCCCAATATTCTGTAAATTTAACTGTGAAGGATAACAAAGGAAATCTGGCTTCTATTCTTGGGCATGTGGGAATACCCCCTGATGATGTAGGACTCGTTCCGAATATTGTTGCTGTCCCAATGCGTGGAACCGTTCCATTGAATGTTAGTTTTATCGATCTCTCTATGTATTATCTTCCTGTGCGGGATAATTTGATATGGAATTGGGATTTTGATGTTGAAGAAGTAGATCCGGAAACACCACATACATCATCAGATCAGAATCCAGTCCATGAATATATCAAACCTGGAACCTATTATGTAAGTTTTGAAATTTCTGACGGTTTCTCAAGAGCGAGCACAACCATTGGCCCAATTCAGGTATTATCTCCATCAGTAGATTTTGCTGTAAGCCCAACGCGGGGAGAAATTCCATTCAATGTTACGGTGATTTCACAGGCAACCGGGTTGAATGATACTCCATTATATGAGTGGAATTTTGGGAATGGGACTGTTATTACTACAGATACGCCATCATATGTTTATACATATAATCCTGCAATTATTGATCCAACAATAACCAAAAATTATACGATTAGCCATCGTGTTTTTTCTGATGGTGATGTATTCGCAGCATCAAATACGCAAAATGTAACCATATTTGCGCAAAACCCTCCCCGTGCACGATTTACAGCATATCCACGTGATGGTCAGGCACCACTTAATGTCTCATTTATTGACCAGTCTGAAGGAAGAGAACCGTTCCGATATGAATGGTATTTTGGAGATAATACTCCGAAAGTATATGAGCAGAATCCGATCCATGTTTATAATAATCCTGGCGTGTATGATGTTACATTGATGATCCGTGCGCAAAATGGGAATGATATTATTAACCAGACCGATATAATTCGCGTTACAGATTATCCAATACCTAATGTTTCATTCAGTATGGCACCAATTGAAGGATATGCACCTTTAAAAGTATCTTTCATTGATCAGACTTGTCATAGAAATTGTTCGTTTAGGTATTTGTGGGAATTTGGTGATGGTAATACATCGATCTTAAAGAATCCTGTTTGGGAATATGTCACTCCGGGTAGTTATACCGTGAATCTTACGGTAACTGATGAATGGGGAGTTAGTGGAAATACTATAGGTGGTGTAGATGTCAAAGTTTTAGATCCGAATCTTCGTTATGGACTATTAGTAGCAAATTTTAACGCACTAATAACCCGTGGGATTGCTCCATTAGAAGTACATTTCATTGATGAGTCTACAGGGAAACCCATTGGATGGAAATGGGATTTTGGAGATAACACTGAATCATATGATCAAAGCCCAAATCATACTTTTACTCAACCGGGTGTTTATAATGTGACTTTGAAGGTTTATAATCAGACTTCAGATGCATCAAAAATTACCAAAAATGAATATATTACTGCAATCTCTTCAAAAATCGATGCGCTGTTTAATTATCATTATATTAATAATCAGAAAGGAAGGCAAATTCAATTTTTTGATCGATCAAAAGGGGTAGGTATCAATGAATGGAATTGGGATTTTGGAGATGGCACATTTTCTACGAATCAAAATCCTATCCATTTATTTTCCACAAGTGGATCTTTCAATGTTAAGTTGGTAGTCTCAAATGGATATTGCAGTGGAACGTATACTTATGTAGTAAATGTTTAG
- a CDS encoding PKD domain-containing protein, whose amino-acid sequence MKTDNKKSERKGMVWLLTLLGIILVLASPVSAAGENIWVPYVEQGKSVFVGEEHLDILDALIDPNTGQKVTYLGWWGDDVLAQPGTSADKYIEIAPGSELDYYINPIEYIMNGRYTEGAFYLCDRADGQPISFNGKYVVAFYVELPHLELVVADDVCPDVNRSGQIFLGTNLDFNIKTNLYKIQQRNANPARNLPGGANAHIFDINVTGVNGKNYDYLLGPDAGGCNCPDCNPNYPAIGIKDIDILTNTHQWNRWDTDAIDPQTGLIYTPSGAYSVYSICWANNIIDNYFTIGGVQSKSTNLELIPEIVTVTVNPGSILRTESATATVVGKPKTEYIIALMECPLKMTGEICDRPPWFEKDPLNTALLFDPEGGPYPIGSEIVYPACCDDLTFRDVVPKVFHDGVLYYASITTDCLGRATIDILVDNTVWKADNNPVYTVHVQKRDPECNGVHIFDETELTVRKGDISIQISQASDKANAPITEAYLGDVLKIAGANTDSLRTYLYMVGPCQPECGGGLIPIPYPHGPIGDGPEIVDISQPQIEGFDWMFTNNGALGQPRFWETAYLPINPGNYTIYAISNWPPNCPNCLDCGGHPCTFNEGTCPGCNGKVCSIEDCPNCDVYAVATIELKAPELTAITEDIERCCCPGYPCGITIDGQPINVSGLSTGNPEKELNVWLFGKGKIGDTKFMNIKVPVNCDGTYRFDVVKDILGLYGEPLCRIDSGVYDLIIQDSGYNHQYDVIYEDDLDPTLWARPVEVNKKWILLGHPDIAPVENYTEVNLGNSNPNNDFLTHVDETVRGVIPDPDSQKFYDDDWRKLVQVEGPGYKLGTEVLYALIRGLDDPSVDDNYVHVQFTIKDKSCLVGTDFEADRTYGNKPLTVRFTDKSYQATSWSWDFGDGTTSTEQNPVHTYTNEGRYTVSLITNGDAKAKAVKNDYIRVAKGPTAKFTYTPDSGIKAGESEIQFTDLSSGNPTSWIWQFGDGASSPLQSPVYTYPRPGVYTVRLTVSDENGISSESATQEITVEGEPVGQVTAKFETKVQGGTKVSFIDQSSGSPTSWSWDFGDGSVSSEQFPVYTYLKEGTYNVTLSVSNEIYSDTISKVIGIR is encoded by the coding sequence ATGAAAACAGATAACAAAAAATCTGAACGAAAAGGTATGGTCTGGCTTTTGACCCTGCTTGGCATCATTCTGGTGCTCGCAAGTCCGGTGTCAGCAGCTGGAGAGAATATTTGGGTTCCCTATGTCGAACAAGGGAAATCCGTATTTGTTGGTGAAGAGCATCTAGATATTTTAGATGCGCTGATAGATCCAAACACAGGTCAGAAAGTAACATACTTAGGATGGTGGGGAGATGATGTATTAGCTCAACCCGGAACGTCTGCAGATAAGTATATTGAAATTGCTCCTGGGAGTGAGTTGGATTATTATATTAATCCTATAGAGTATATCATGAATGGGAGGTATACTGAAGGAGCGTTTTACCTTTGTGATAGAGCAGATGGTCAACCTATTTCGTTCAATGGCAAATATGTTGTAGCATTCTACGTTGAACTACCCCATCTTGAATTGGTTGTAGCTGATGATGTGTGCCCTGATGTCAACCGGAGTGGTCAGATATTCCTCGGTACAAATCTGGACTTTAACATAAAGACCAATTTATATAAGATTCAGCAGCGTAATGCAAATCCTGCTCGGAATCTGCCAGGTGGTGCCAATGCCCATATTTTTGACATTAACGTCACTGGTGTAAATGGGAAAAATTACGATTATTTATTAGGACCGGATGCAGGAGGATGTAATTGTCCGGATTGTAATCCTAATTACCCGGCAATTGGTATCAAGGATATTGATATTCTAACCAATACACATCAGTGGAATAGATGGGATACTGATGCGATTGATCCTCAAACAGGCCTGATTTATACACCAAGCGGTGCATATTCTGTTTATTCGATCTGTTGGGCAAATAATATAATCGACAATTATTTTACAATCGGGGGAGTTCAGTCTAAATCCACAAATTTAGAATTGATTCCAGAAATAGTGACTGTTACGGTAAATCCTGGTTCAATCCTTCGAACAGAATCTGCAACTGCAACTGTTGTTGGAAAACCGAAAACGGAGTACATCATTGCTCTTATGGAATGTCCACTCAAGATGACTGGTGAGATTTGTGATCGTCCACCATGGTTTGAAAAGGATCCACTGAATACTGCGTTATTATTCGATCCTGAAGGTGGTCCATATCCAATCGGAAGTGAAATTGTCTATCCGGCATGTTGTGATGATCTGACTTTCCGAGATGTAGTACCGAAGGTATTCCATGACGGAGTGCTTTATTATGCAAGTATAACAACCGATTGTCTTGGAAGAGCGACTATAGACATTCTTGTTGATAATACAGTATGGAAAGCAGATAATAATCCAGTTTATACAGTCCATGTTCAGAAACGTGACCCTGAGTGTAATGGTGTTCATATTTTTGATGAGACTGAGTTGACTGTTAGAAAAGGTGACATATCAATACAAATCTCACAAGCTTCCGATAAGGCTAATGCTCCAATCACAGAGGCATATCTTGGAGATGTCCTTAAAATTGCTGGAGCAAATACTGACAGTTTAAGGACTTATCTCTATATGGTTGGTCCCTGTCAACCAGAATGTGGAGGAGGTTTAATTCCGATTCCATATCCACATGGTCCTATTGGTGACGGTCCTGAAATTGTGGATATCAGTCAACCACAAATCGAAGGTTTTGATTGGATGTTTACGAATAATGGTGCATTGGGACAACCAAGATTCTGGGAAACAGCGTATTTGCCAATTAATCCAGGAAACTATACTATCTATGCCATTAGCAACTGGCCACCAAACTGTCCAAACTGCCTTGATTGCGGTGGACATCCATGTACTTTCAATGAGGGAACTTGTCCTGGCTGTAATGGAAAGGTCTGTTCCATTGAAGATTGTCCGAACTGTGATGTATATGCAGTAGCAACAATTGAATTAAAGGCACCAGAGTTAACTGCAATTACCGAAGATATTGAGCGGTGTTGTTGCCCTGGATACCCCTGTGGAATTACCATCGATGGTCAACCAATTAATGTCAGTGGGTTATCTACTGGTAATCCTGAAAAAGAGTTGAATGTTTGGCTTTTTGGAAAGGGCAAGATTGGTGATACCAAGTTTATGAACATTAAAGTGCCGGTAAATTGTGATGGCACGTACAGATTTGATGTTGTAAAAGACATACTTGGATTATATGGAGAACCTCTGTGTAGAATAGATTCTGGTGTCTATGATCTGATTATCCAGGATTCGGGGTATAATCATCAGTATGATGTAATTTATGAAGACGATCTTGATCCAACTCTGTGGGCACGACCAGTGGAAGTTAATAAAAAATGGATTCTTTTAGGTCATCCTGACATTGCACCGGTTGAGAACTATACTGAAGTTAACTTAGGAAATAGCAATCCAAATAATGATTTTCTTACTCATGTTGATGAAACAGTTCGTGGTGTGATACCAGATCCTGATTCTCAAAAGTTCTACGACGACGACTGGCGGAAACTCGTTCAGGTAGAAGGCCCTGGCTATAAACTCGGCACCGAAGTCCTCTATGCTCTCATCAGGGGACTTGATGATCCAAGTGTAGATGATAACTATGTCCATGTTCAATTCACTATCAAGGACAAATCCTGTCTAGTTGGTACTGATTTCGAGGCAGATCGGACCTATGGTAATAAACCTCTGACAGTTCGGTTCACTGACAAGAGTTACCAGGCTACATCATGGAGTTGGGACTTTGGTGATGGAACTACTTCAACAGAGCAGAATCCGGTTCACACCTATACAAACGAAGGTCGTTATACAGTATCACTCATAACAAACGGTGATGCAAAAGCAAAAGCAGTTAAAAACGATTATATTCGTGTAGCAAAGGGACCAACTGCAAAGTTTACCTACACACCGGATTCAGGAATTAAAGCCGGAGAATCTGAAATTCAGTTCACAGATCTCTCAAGTGGTAATCCAACCAGTTGGATCTGGCAGTTTGGGGATGGAGCATCTTCTCCTCTACAAAGCCCGGTATATACCTATCCACGTCCTGGAGTCTACACAGTACGGCTTACAGTGAGCGATGAAAATGGTATCAGCAGTGAGAGTGCTACCCAGGAGATCACTGTTGAGGGAGAACCAGTAGGTCAGGTAACTGCAAAATTCGAAACAAAAGTCCAAGGTGGAACAAAAGTTTCGTTTATTGACCAATCATCTGGATCACCGACTTCATGGAGTTGGGACTTTGGTGATGGATCAGTATCGTCAGAGCAATTCCCTGTCTATACCTATCTGAAAGAAGGTACCTACAACGTAACGTTATCAGTATCAAATGAGATATATTCCGATACTATCTCGAAAGTAATTGGTATTCGGTAA
- a CDS encoding PKD domain-containing protein: protein MVKKMVFDGLKIKDGVNFLIFIGIFLALLTMVVSAEISINGPSSVLRGNESFEIKINETSQPTEPYYFGLVISPQVMTGDIGDRPPFIVQNSYTNFSLNSWNAYYIPVQDKNEQFWEIVPNGITYPSNSTCWIVPWGGTHYMTELDPNKWYEPTPGNWMYPLTIGLNYGDYYPTVKTGEYKFHIQKSSAQSLTSAKPKIDYSDYKVQISPGELSLRLLNYYKFHQDPQEIEEIQEVSRGQRVHLNGTNTDSNATYLWLMGEGLPKCGSKLDVLSLPMKSNEPTKVEVFKQNWDYDWDIPNTVISQGKYTIYASSVNPEEILKEFYNRPSECGSPCKSIEKGLCALQDCSVCGAIIQKKDIIITDLPAEINRIGKIEPCCCPGYPCGYTSSLVNINMSGIFGDSRTPMQIWMFGNNQIYDRNYLFNDSFKTFLDKDGSFQLDIYEYLLKPNDLNLCDLDNGEYYLLVQLPGQTNITRQRFDITVENSTEYWRIKNIESSVILPKNITKDSLFVVKADPIYWSRAFPIEGPGAYAGKKAMDALVSELSQSWVEDRFITTSFFLEPIRCKQDSVSFTANQLEGNVPLTVQFFDNSTFNGTGFLWDFGDGTTSNERNPNHVYNKTGIFDVTFTVNGTGTDGKEKNPLRKYNYIIVKEISPQFYDPVADFTYAKLDNEPLTIRFIDQSYGSTPLTYLWSFGNNSMSTEKSPQHTFPSVGKYAVNLTVTDQYAKSNWTSRVVPVPPMNSPVANFEYNLNSVNPLQVQFNDLSLGDISSWQWSFGDGTGSSTQSPTHLYNDYGSYDVTLTAGNRLGSNSITLKLNIDNPLVTAGFKWTNIGNRTVRFTDTSQGKISNWTLEFGDGNIQNFVQNWNVYDHKYSQLGNYYAKLTVENEYNKDTYSNQIMLYRNDGSNPI from the coding sequence ATGGTGAAAAAAATGGTATTTGATGGGTTGAAAATTAAGGATGGGGTAAATTTTTTAATATTTATCGGAATTTTTCTCGCTCTATTAACAATGGTTGTATCAGCTGAAATTTCGATAAATGGTCCTTCTTCTGTTTTAAGGGGAAATGAATCGTTTGAAATTAAAATTAATGAAACTTCGCAGCCAACAGAACCTTATTATTTTGGACTTGTTATCAGCCCTCAAGTAATGACGGGAGATATCGGTGATAGACCTCCATTTATAGTTCAAAATTCGTACACTAATTTTTCATTAAATTCTTGGAATGCGTATTATATACCAGTGCAGGATAAAAATGAACAATTTTGGGAGATAGTTCCAAATGGAATAACATATCCGTCCAATAGTACTTGCTGGATTGTTCCATGGGGTGGAACTCATTATATGACTGAATTGGATCCAAATAAATGGTATGAACCGACTCCTGGGAATTGGATGTATCCTTTAACTATTGGATTAAATTATGGAGACTATTATCCTACTGTGAAGACTGGTGAATATAAATTCCATATTCAAAAATCTAGTGCACAATCCCTAACGTCGGCTAAACCAAAAATTGATTACTCTGATTATAAGGTTCAAATTTCTCCAGGTGAATTAAGTTTGAGACTTTTGAATTATTATAAATTTCATCAAGATCCACAGGAGATAGAAGAAATTCAGGAGGTTTCGAGAGGTCAAAGAGTTCACTTGAATGGTACAAATACTGATAGCAATGCCACTTATCTATGGTTAATGGGAGAAGGACTTCCAAAATGTGGATCTAAATTGGATGTTTTATCTCTACCAATGAAATCTAATGAACCTACTAAAGTTGAGGTATTTAAGCAGAATTGGGATTATGATTGGGATATTCCAAATACTGTAATAAGTCAGGGTAAGTACACCATTTATGCCTCTTCAGTGAATCCTGAAGAGATCCTCAAAGAATTCTATAATCGCCCTTCTGAATGTGGATCACCATGCAAGTCTATTGAAAAAGGATTATGTGCATTACAGGATTGTTCTGTATGTGGGGCAATAATCCAGAAAAAAGATATTATAATTACTGATTTGCCTGCTGAGATTAATCGAATTGGGAAAATAGAACCCTGTTGCTGTCCTGGTTATCCATGTGGATATACTTCTTCATTAGTTAATATTAATATGAGCGGAATATTTGGTGATTCGAGAACACCCATGCAAATATGGATGTTTGGTAATAACCAAATATATGACCGAAATTATCTTTTTAACGATAGTTTCAAAACATTCCTTGACAAAGATGGCTCTTTCCAATTGGACATTTATGAGTACTTATTAAAACCAAATGATTTAAACCTCTGTGATTTAGATAATGGTGAATATTATTTGTTGGTCCAATTACCGGGGCAAACTAATATCACAAGACAAAGATTTGATATTACTGTTGAAAATTCTACTGAATACTGGAGAATTAAAAATATTGAATCAAGTGTTATATTGCCGAAAAATATCACAAAAGACAGTCTTTTTGTTGTAAAAGCAGATCCTATATATTGGTCACGTGCTTTCCCTATTGAAGGCCCTGGTGCCTATGCTGGAAAGAAAGCTATGGATGCTCTCGTCTCAGAGTTAAGTCAAAGTTGGGTAGAAGATAGGTTTATTACTACTTCCTTCTTCCTTGAACCTATTCGCTGCAAACAGGATTCTGTGAGTTTTACTGCAAATCAATTGGAAGGAAATGTTCCATTAACTGTTCAGTTCTTTGACAATTCCACATTTAATGGAACAGGTTTTCTATGGGATTTTGGGGATGGTACAACCTCAAATGAAAGAAATCCGAACCACGTTTATAATAAAACTGGAATCTTTGATGTAACGTTTACGGTGAATGGAACAGGCACTGATGGTAAAGAAAAGAATCCTTTAAGAAAATATAATTATATTATTGTAAAAGAGATTTCCCCACAATTTTATGATCCAGTTGCAGATTTTACCTATGCAAAATTAGATAATGAACCTTTAACAATTAGGTTTATAGATCAAAGTTACGGATCTACCCCGTTGACTTACTTATGGTCATTTGGTAATAATTCTATGTCCACTGAAAAGTCACCACAACATACCTTCCCTTCAGTTGGAAAATATGCAGTGAATTTGACAGTAACTGATCAATATGCGAAATCAAATTGGACATCAAGAGTAGTTCCTGTACCGCCAATGAATTCACCTGTAGCCAATTTTGAGTATAATTTAAACAGTGTAAATCCTCTCCAGGTTCAATTTAATGATTTATCATTAGGTGATATAAGCTCATGGCAATGGTCATTTGGAGATGGAACTGGTTCTTCAACTCAAAGTCCAACACATTTGTATAATGATTATGGAAGTTATGATGTCACATTGACTGCAGGGAACCGGCTGGGATCAAATTCTATAACCCTAAAGTTAAATATAGATAACCCTCTTGTAACAGCGGGTTTCAAATGGACAAATATTGGAAATAGAACTGTTAGGTTTACTGATACGTCTCAAGGAAAAATCTCAAATTGGACTTTAGAGTTTGGTGATGGTAATATTCAAAATTTTGTTCAAAATTGGAATGTTTACGATCACAAATATTCACAGTTAGGTAATTATTATGCAAAATTAACTGTAGAAAATGAATATAATAAGGATACGTATTCAAATCAAATAATGCTCTATAGAAATGATGGTTCAAATCCTATTTAA